A single region of the Salvia miltiorrhiza cultivar Shanhuang (shh) chromosome 8, IMPLAD_Smil_shh, whole genome shotgun sequence genome encodes:
- the LOC130997684 gene encoding beta-1,4-xylosyltransferase IRX9 yields MGSLDRSKKKVHLWKKAAVHFLLCFMMGFFTGFAPNRKTSISSGNATMSPQPVEAFHQEKTRNFNISLLVEAAEPAEEEQNNNPQQEKEETEELDIRRLVIVITPMSTRNKLRGPLLRRLASTLKLVAQPLLWIVVEQQPEDSEVSETLRRSGIMYRHVVFKENFTDTTSEMDFQRNVALNHIEHHRLTGIVHFAGLSNVYDLAFFEEIRAVEGFGAWPIAKLSANRKKVVIEGPVCDSSEVVGWHLKKMNNVTDATPLPLHISSFAFNSSILWDPERWGRTSSVQDSSQNSIGFVRKEVLEEEAKLKGIPTEGCSKVLLWDLKM; encoded by the exons ATGGGATCTTTGGATAGATCAAAGAAGAAGGTGCACTTATGGAAGAAAGCCGCGGTCCATTTCTTGCTCTGTTTCATGATGGGGTTCTTCACCGGCTTCGCCCCAAACAGAAAAACCTCAATTTCATCCGGTAATGCCACAATGTCGCCACAGCCGGTTGAGGCGTTTCATCAAGAGAAAACGCGGAATTTCAACATAAGCTTGCTGGTCGAAGCAGCAGAACCAGCTGAGGAAGAGCAGAATAACAACCCTCAGCAAGAGAAGGAAGAAACCGAGGAATTAGACATAAGGAGGCTAGTGATCGTCATCACACCAATGAGCACGAGAAACAAGCTCCGTGGGCCGTTGCTTAGGAGGCTGGCCAGCACGCTGAAGCTGGTGGCGCAGCCATTGTTGTGGATCGTGGTGGAGCAGCAGCCCGAGGACTCGGAGGTCTCTGAGACACTAAGGCGAAGTGGGATCATGTACAGGCATGTTGTGTTCAAGGAGAACTTCACCGACACGACCTCCGAGATGGATTTTCAAAGAAACGTTGCTCTGAATCACATTGAGCATCACAGGCTCACCGGAATTGTCCATTTCGCGGGGCTTTCGAATGTGTATGACCTCGCTTTCTTTGAAGAGATAAGAGCAGTTGA GGGATTTGGGGCATGGCCGATAGCTAAGCTTAGTGCTAACAGGAAGAAGGTGGTGATTGAAGGGCCAGTTTGCGATTCCTCAGAAGTTGTGGGGTGGCATTTGAAGAAGATGAACAATGTGACAGATGCAACACCACTCCCTCTTCACATCTCGAGTTTCGCCTTCAATAGCTCGATTCTATGGGATCCGGAGAGATGGGGCCGCACTTCATCCGTTCAAGACTCCTCTCAG AATTCAATAGGATTTGTAAGAAAAGAGGTTCTTGAAGAGGAAGCCAAGTTGAAGGGGATTCCGACAGAGGGTTGCTCCAAAGTTCTGCTGTGGGATTTAAAGATGTAA